The following coding sequences lie in one Methyloterricola oryzae genomic window:
- a CDS encoding TonB-dependent hemoglobin/transferrin/lactoferrin family receptor: MADRLFCCALSMLGSQGAVGNDAPATEPAHELDTVVVTATRTERGVLDIPGTASVIDEATVERRLYRNIKDLVRYEPGVDVQNDPLRFGLAGFTIRGIGGNRVQMSVDGVRIPDTFSIGTFQSGRRNMVDVDALKTVEIIRGPASAMYGSDGIGGVVSFVTKDPRDYLDLFGRNHYESLKLLYSSANKGFLQTAAFAGGWNDLEGLLLMTHGEGDEMSNEGTDNSRSSSRTAANPQDTRNLNLLAKGLYHFNVDNRLRLTGEAFEDQVHTEVFHLYGPQYTGRDTYQLVTHDRQSRWRVSLEQSIKNIDWRWLDTLSWQLYGQVTRARQQTDDRSTVQIDTGLGTNQYRDRGFSYDQDMIGGQADASKASEWGPSTHRIAYGAEAFRTHVEELRDGLYTNLDTGATSNFITPDNFPLRDFPNTDTLRAGAYLQDEIGLWNKQLELLPAIRFDYFGLRTDLDYLYAKENVGNPVVEQDVTEWSPKFGVLYHFTDWFAFHGQYTEGFRAPNFSDANSGFVNAAFGYASVPTANLKPETAIGGEVGLRGSGPAGNFDATFFRNDYDGFIQNTTVCDPANSATTCSAGNVENIIVYQTINNPDPVRIQGFEFKSQLYLGPWPSNALDGFSLLGSYAYAEGQNLKNGQPISSVTPMKGVMGVRYDALSGNWGLEAILTLAAPKKEEDIDFELSGSVFPTPGYGVVDLTGYYRFGEHVNLNLGLFNLLDKRYTEWQDLRTRGGDPHASLDGNSATDIRDRYTRPGLNVGASLRVEF, encoded by the coding sequence ATGGCTGATCGTTTGTTCTGTTGTGCACTGTCGATGCTCGGGAGCCAGGGCGCCGTTGGCAATGATGCTCCGGCCACGGAGCCGGCGCACGAGTTGGATACCGTGGTGGTCACCGCCACCCGCACCGAACGCGGTGTGCTGGATATCCCGGGTACTGCCTCTGTCATCGACGAGGCAACGGTGGAGCGCAGGCTGTACCGCAATATCAAGGATCTGGTTCGCTACGAGCCAGGGGTCGATGTCCAGAACGACCCGCTGCGTTTCGGCCTGGCCGGCTTCACCATCCGCGGTATCGGCGGCAACCGGGTGCAGATGTCGGTCGATGGCGTCCGCATCCCGGACACCTTTTCCATCGGCACGTTCCAGAGCGGCCGCCGCAACATGGTGGACGTGGACGCGCTGAAAACCGTGGAAATCATTCGCGGCCCGGCCTCCGCCATGTATGGAAGCGATGGTATCGGCGGCGTGGTCAGTTTCGTAACCAAGGACCCGCGCGACTACCTGGACCTCTTCGGCAGGAATCATTACGAAAGCCTGAAGCTGCTCTATTCAAGCGCGAACAAGGGATTCCTGCAGACCGCCGCGTTCGCCGGGGGATGGAACGACCTGGAAGGCCTGCTGCTCATGACCCACGGCGAGGGCGACGAGATGAGCAACGAGGGAACGGACAACAGCCGATCCAGTTCGCGGACAGCCGCCAATCCGCAAGACACCCGCAACCTCAACCTGCTGGCCAAGGGGCTCTATCACTTCAATGTCGACAATCGCCTGCGCCTGACCGGGGAGGCGTTTGAAGACCAGGTGCACACGGAGGTATTTCATCTTTATGGCCCCCAATACACGGGCCGCGACACGTATCAGCTGGTCACCCATGACCGACAGTCACGCTGGCGCGTCAGCCTCGAGCAGTCGATCAAGAACATAGACTGGCGATGGCTGGACACGCTCAGCTGGCAACTCTATGGCCAGGTCACCCGCGCGCGCCAGCAGACCGACGACCGCAGCACCGTGCAGATCGACACCGGACTGGGCACCAACCAGTACCGTGACCGCGGCTTCAGCTACGACCAGGACATGATCGGCGGCCAAGCGGACGCCTCCAAGGCCTCCGAATGGGGACCGAGCACCCACCGCATCGCTTACGGGGCGGAAGCCTTCCGCACCCATGTGGAAGAACTGCGGGATGGCCTCTACACCAATCTGGATACCGGGGCGACGTCCAATTTCATCACCCCGGACAACTTTCCCCTGCGCGACTTCCCGAACACCGACACCCTTCGCGCCGGCGCCTACCTGCAGGACGAGATCGGCCTCTGGAACAAGCAACTGGAACTGCTGCCTGCGATACGCTTCGACTACTTCGGTTTGCGCACCGACCTCGACTATCTGTACGCCAAGGAGAACGTAGGCAATCCCGTCGTCGAACAGGACGTGACGGAATGGTCACCCAAGTTCGGCGTGCTCTATCACTTCACGGATTGGTTCGCCTTTCATGGTCAGTACACCGAAGGCTTCCGCGCCCCCAACTTCTCCGATGCCAACAGCGGCTTCGTGAACGCCGCGTTTGGCTATGCCTCGGTGCCCACCGCCAACTTGAAGCCCGAAACCGCCATCGGTGGTGAAGTCGGCCTGCGCGGGTCGGGTCCCGCCGGCAACTTCGATGCCACCTTCTTTCGTAACGATTACGACGGCTTCATACAGAACACCACGGTCTGCGACCCCGCGAACTCCGCTACCACCTGCAGCGCAGGCAACGTCGAGAACATCATCGTTTACCAGACCATCAACAATCCGGACCCGGTCCGCATTCAGGGGTTCGAATTCAAGAGCCAGCTCTATCTGGGACCCTGGCCGTCGAACGCACTGGATGGTTTCAGCCTGCTCGGCAGTTACGCCTATGCCGAAGGACAGAATCTGAAAAACGGGCAACCCATCAGTTCGGTCACCCCGATGAAAGGCGTGATGGGTGTGCGCTATGACGCCCTCTCAGGCAACTGGGGACTGGAAGCGATCCTCACCCTGGCCGCGCCCAAGAAGGAAGAGGACATCGACTTCGAACTCTCGGGCAGCGTGTTCCCCACCCCTGGCTATGGCGTCGTCGACCTCACCGGCTATTACCGTTTTGGAGAACACGTGAACCTGAATCTGGGCCTGTTCAACCTGCTGGACAAGAGATACACGGAATGGCAGGACCTCAGAACGCGAGGCGGCGACCCGCACGCGAGCCTGGACGGCAACAGCGCGACGGACATACGCGACCGCTACACCCGCCCCGGGCTGAATGTGGGCGCCAGCCTGCGCGTCGAGTTCTAG
- a CDS encoding BPSS1780 family membrane protein — protein MHIETVRAGRGLDWITEGFGLFRKNALIWIVNFIIALAIVTLLSLIPIVGSIATMLLQPVLLGGLLLGCESLRKGEELRIEHLFDGFRQNTKPLLMVGLYSGLAYMAVALVAALIVGGGAISVGILGEVSDSPDLASGAAVVGTLLVVLVSALMALPIAMATWFAPSLVLFSGLAPLEALKASFFACLRNWLPFLVYGLIMMVLAVIAIIPAGLGLLVLGPTGIGSVYVGYRDIFGET, from the coding sequence ATGCACATCGAAACCGTTCGAGCCGGACGCGGCCTGGACTGGATCACCGAAGGATTCGGCCTGTTCCGCAAGAATGCTCTGATCTGGATCGTGAATTTCATCATCGCCTTGGCCATCGTCACGCTGCTGTCCCTGATTCCCATCGTTGGCTCCATCGCCACCATGCTCCTGCAGCCGGTACTGCTGGGCGGACTGCTGTTGGGCTGCGAATCCCTGCGAAAGGGGGAGGAATTGCGGATCGAGCACTTGTTCGACGGCTTTCGCCAGAACACCAAGCCGCTGCTCATGGTGGGGCTTTATAGCGGCCTTGCCTACATGGCGGTGGCACTGGTGGCTGCTTTGATCGTCGGCGGAGGGGCCATCAGCGTGGGCATTCTGGGCGAAGTGTCGGACAGCCCGGATCTGGCCTCCGGCGCAGCGGTGGTGGGCACGCTACTGGTGGTTCTGGTATCGGCTCTCATGGCCCTACCCATCGCCATGGCCACCTGGTTCGCCCCGTCCTTAGTGCTGTTCAGCGGCCTGGCCCCACTGGAGGCACTGAAGGCAAGCTTCTTTGCCTGCCTCAGGAACTGGCTGCCTTTCCTGGTCTACGGCCTCATCATGATGGTACTCGCGGTCATCGCCATCATTCCGGCTGGTCTGGGACTGCTGGTGCTGGGGCCAACGGGCATCGGCTCGGTTTATGTGGGCTATCGGGATATTTTTGGAGAGACCTAA
- the hemP gene encoding hemin uptake protein HemP, which produces MRKPTISLSDKLTQDNSEPTSHDRDLERPRWRSEQLFGASKEIVIVHDMQEYRLRITKSNKLILNK; this is translated from the coding sequence ATGAGAAAACCTACTATCTCGCTTTCTGACAAGCTGACCCAAGACAATTCCGAACCGACGAGCCATGATCGAGACCTTGAGCGCCCTAGGTGGCGAAGCGAGCAGTTGTTTGGAGCAAGCAAGGAAATCGTGATCGTCCACGACATGCAGGAGTATCGCCTGCGGATCACCAAGAGCAACAAACTCATCCTGAACAAATAG
- a CDS encoding VPLPA-CTERM sorting domain-containing protein, translating into MSHKHSLTFASLLLTSTGLVYADRVNGPNPYAAGYGFDTPSEANWGGWNRGDAGTLYAEWDSFSDASHGTATDRTSAPGVGSSGTTGAYLSWNAGTFAAGSGNLYSFSVPEVFQVNLTGTTGSAPLRVALQVEDWGTPLDTANVRLNGTAPTSSGVTYFESPYASSFGPVDLNQRLFLWDLPSATTSFQFDFSSVEHSLSLAQVAVDIGSVPVSAVPVPAAVWLFGSALAGMGIIGRRRQPGRLAA; encoded by the coding sequence ATGTCACACAAGCACAGCCTGACCTTCGCCAGTTTATTGCTCACGTCAACCGGCCTGGTTTACGCCGACAGAGTCAACGGCCCGAATCCGTACGCGGCGGGTTACGGCTTCGATACCCCCAGCGAGGCCAATTGGGGTGGCTGGAACCGCGGCGACGCGGGAACCCTCTATGCGGAATGGGATAGCTTCAGCGACGCCTCCCATGGAACGGCCACCGACCGCACCTCAGCTCCGGGAGTCGGCAGTTCCGGTACCACCGGCGCTTACCTGAGCTGGAATGCCGGAACCTTTGCGGCGGGTAGCGGCAATTTGTACAGCTTCAGCGTGCCGGAGGTCTTTCAGGTGAATCTCACAGGAACCACGGGCAGCGCGCCACTTCGGGTCGCCCTGCAGGTCGAGGACTGGGGCACGCCGCTGGATACCGCCAACGTGCGGCTGAACGGCACCGCGCCCACATCCAGCGGCGTGACCTATTTCGAGTCACCGTACGCATCCAGCTTCGGGCCGGTGGATCTCAATCAGCGCCTTTTCCTGTGGGATCTGCCATCGGCTACCACGTCCTTCCAGTTCGACTTCAGCTCCGTCGAGCACTCGCTGAGCCTGGCACAGGTGGCGGTTGACATCGGTTCCGTGCCGGTTTCCGCGGTTCCGGTGCCAGCGGCGGTCTGGCTGTTTGGTTCCGCCCTGGCCGGTATGGGCATCATCGGCCGGCGGCGGCAGCCTGGCAGGCTGGCGGCTTAA